A part of Macrobrachium nipponense isolate FS-2020 chromosome 26, ASM1510439v2, whole genome shotgun sequence genomic DNA contains:
- the LOC135199915 gene encoding pescadillo homolog, translated as MIMYCRRLTVEFMHYVIAAKALRKVFISIKGYYYQADIMGQTVTWIVPHPFRPENTTEVDFNIMKLFTEFYICMLGFVNYRLYQSLNLFYPPKLAAEEEKETQETEAEDRGENELEKVLISERIACLNLNLRKNKEEEDEGETLDMHLLEESVQNVKMAMDEEEKLNKFKNLFKNMKFFLGRETNMESLTFVIKSFGGQVSWDEAVVKVSMYPESDETITHQITDRPNVERKYLSRYYVQPQWIYDCINDRMFLPVQDYFPRSNLPPQMSPFDIVTDLYVPPEKGKAEAMKRGDIPVHAFPSSMNSSDEESDHEIVDAVMRKLKWMCQKKREPGNAEEEKEPGEDSDKNESYH; from the exons ATGATCATGTATTGCCGTCGGCTAACTGTAGAGTTCATGCACTACGTTATAGCAGCAAAGGCACTCaggaaagtttttatttcaatCAAGGGATACTACTATCAAGCTGATATCATGGGACAGACTGTTACATGGATTGTACCACATCCTTTCAGACCTGAG AACACTACAGAAGTTGACTTCAACATAATGAAACTGTTCACAGAATTTTACATCTGTATGTTGGGTTTTGTCAATTACAGACTTTACCAGAGTTTGAACTTGTTTTATCCACCCAAGTTAGCTGCAGAGGAAGAAAAAG AAACTCAAGAGACTGAGGCTGAAGATCGTGGTGAAAATGAGCTCGAGAAGGTTCTTATCAGTGAGCGGATTGCCTGTTTGAACTTGAATTTACGGAAGAacaaagaggaggaagatgaaggAGAGACCTTGGACATGCATCTATtg GAAGAAAGTGTGCAGAATGTGAAAATGGCAATGGATGAAGAGGAAAAGCTAAACAAATTCAAGAATCTTTTCAAGAATATGAAATTCTTTTTGGGGAGGGAAACTAACATGGAGTCACTCACCTTTGTTATCAAATCTTTTGGTGGACAG GTGTCATGGGACGAAGCTGTTGTGAAGGTTTCTATGTACCCAGAATCAGATGAAACCATCACACATCAGATTACTGATCGTCCAAATGTGGAGAGAAAATATCTCTCAAG GTATTATGTGCAACCTCAGTGGATTTACGACTGTATCAATGATCGGATGTTCTTGCCAGTTCAAGATTATTTCCCCAGGAGTAACCTTCCTCCTCAAATGTCACCATTTGACATTGTTACTGATCTTTATGTTCCTCCCGAGAAGGGAAAAGCTGAAGCAATGAAAAGAGGTGATATTCCAGTTCATGCATTCCCCTCAAGCATGAACAGCAGTGATGAGGAGTCAGATCATGAAATAGTAGATGCGGTGATGAGGAAGCTGAAGTGGATGTGCCAGAAGAAGAGGGAGCCTGGAAAtgcagaagaagagaaagaaccag